In Eucalyptus grandis isolate ANBG69807.140 chromosome 4, ASM1654582v1, whole genome shotgun sequence, the following proteins share a genomic window:
- the LOC104430162 gene encoding BAG family molecular chaperone regulator 1, which translates to MSSRVERRSSRSSVHGRHDDPAREGGDEWEVRPGGMLVQTRASSEAEHRNQAQASNIRVKVKHGPSCHEVLISPQASFEELKKKLAEPTGLHHEDQKLIYKKKERGSKQYLDVAGVKDGSKIVLVEDVLGRERRCLEMLKKVKIEKASKTLEGNSSELDRMSEKVLALKKVASEGGKVESMDVEKFTNALMKLYIKLDSLVVQGELNSQKRLQVRKIQEHIEMLDALKLKSPLGQAMKPTNMKQAQKKRVRFEGLTPGTHQTPRNSDPVVVTTRWETFE; encoded by the exons ATGTCTTCGCGGGTCGAGAGAAGGAGCAGCAGAAGCTCGGTCCATGGCAGGCACGATGATCCAGCTCGAGAAGGTGGCGATGAGTGGGAGGTCAGGCCAGGAGGCATGTTGGTGCAGACGAGGGCGAGTTCTGAGGCAGAACACCGGAATCAAGCTCAGGCCTCCAACATCAGAGTCAAAGTCAAACATGGCCCTTCATGTCACGAGGTTCTCATCAGCCCTCAGGCCAGCTTTG AGGAACTGAAGAAAAAGTTGGCAGAGCCAACGGGTTTGCATCATGAGGACCAGAAATTGATAtacaagaagaaagagagaggctCGAAACAATATCTGGATGTAGCAGGAGTGAAAGACGgatcaaaaattgttctggTTGAGGACGTTTTAGGCCGCGAAAGACGCTGCCTCGAGATGCTGAAGAAGGTGAAGATAGAGAAGGCTTCAAAGACATTGGAAGGAAACAGCTCGGAACTTGACAGAATGAGTGAGAAG GTATTGGCTTTGAAAAAGGTGGCTTCCGAAGGTGGGAAAGTCGAAAGTATGGATGTCGAGAAGTTTACCAATGCCTTGATGAAGCTATACATTAAATTGGATTCACTAGTAGTTCAGGGAGAACTGAATTCACAGAAAAGATTGCAG GTGAGGAAAATTCAGGAGCACATAGAAATGCTAGATGCACTGAAACTGAAGAGTCCGCTCGGACAAGCCATGAAACCAACAAACATGAAGCAGGCCCAGAAGAAGCGAGTGAGATTTGAAGGCCTGACACCAGGGACGCATCAAACACCAAGAAATTCCGATCCGGTGGTGGTAACCACCAGGTGGGAGACCTTTGAATGa